AAGGACGGGGATGGTAAGGTTCCCTCTCCTCATCCCATCTCTATCTCTCCGTGTTCCTTCGGATCTGATCTCCCGGAGATGTTCGACATGCGAGGCTGCCTGAGTAGTGGCATTGTTTAGACGGGGTAGATCCGATCCATCCCGGATCTGGACTGAGTCCGCGGCGGGGCTCGATCGCGTCGCTATCTCGTGCATTTCTCCCTGCTAGTGGCGGAATCGGCGATGTGGACCTAAGGCTTGTCTGCTGCTTTGACCATTTCGTCACTGACAATCATGTCGTTCTCTGTTTGTATGTGAATCCTGCGAGATGGCcaggtgttttttttttctgggagcagtTTATCCTTTGACCCAGTCTTTGGGCATGGCCGCGTGGGCTGTGTAGTATGAAGAGGTTGCAGGAGGCTGATTGCTACCGAACCTTTTTCAATTTATTAGGCTTTTCGTGCTCCAGGTTGACCGAAGTTTGGAGTGGGTTAAAAAATTGTGTTCAGTTTGTGCAAGTAATTTTCCTAGTAATTATGTGATCCAGCTCAACTTCGAACCTGTTTTTTTTCTATGTGCGTGTGTCAATACCTTGTTCCATAGTCCATACTGTGCAGTAGTTGACCCAAAAAAGGAAATCTTGGACCGGACTTATGTTAGGAAAACGATAATGCTTAGCACCCTGATTGGCTCAATTCCTGTCGCAACTCATGTTGGGTCAAAAGCTGATGATTTACCACTTAGAAACTGCCCTGCTTTCCACATAGCACTCAAACTTTTTTGACTAATATTGCCCCTTTTGACATCTTGATTCCCCCCTAATTTGCCGAACTAtttctctcttcaataactattTACCTAGTTATAATTACAGAAATGGTTGTGCGTATCTTGTGCAGGTTGCATCACGACCAAGGAGCTGGGAACTGTCATGCGTTCACTGGGCCAAAACCCTACAGAGGCTGAGCTCCAGGACATGATCAACGAGGTCGATGCTGATGGCAATGGCACCATTGACTTTCCAGAGTTTCTCAACCTTATGGCTCGCAAGATGAAGGACACCGACTCTGAGGAAGAGCTCAAGGAGGCCTTCCGTGTGTTTGATAAGGACCAGAACGGCTTCATCTCTGCTGCCGAGCTCCGCCATGTCATGACAAATCTTGGTGAGAAGCTAACTGATGAGGAGGTGGATGAGATGATCCGTGAGGCTGATGTCGATGGTGATGGCCAGATCAACTACGAGGAGTTTGTCAAGGTCATGATGGCCAAGTGAGCCACAGAACCATAATCTGAAGGCAGAAAAGATTGTGCATTGCATATTACTATATTAGTCAAGATGCAACTCTTATTTCATCGACTTCCAGTGAAACATTCTGCTAGTTGTAGTTGCTGAAAGGCAATGCAGTTCCTGCTTTGTTCTTCCCTCCACTGTGTTTTCAGAACTGTTGTTTCATGTGAACCTGTAATGATTGTGCTCCCTGCTGTGTCGTGATTGCAGTTGAAACCATATGTAGTTATATTCAACCTCCCCACAGTTCCACCCCCACACCCCCACTCACACACACATCAACTTCTGCTTCACTCTGTTAGTA
Above is a genomic segment from Miscanthus floridulus cultivar M001 chromosome 3, ASM1932011v1, whole genome shotgun sequence containing:
- the LOC136542827 gene encoding calmodulin-1, encoding MADQLTDDQIAEFKEAFSLFDKDGDGCITTKELGTVMRSLGQNPTEAELQDMINEVDADGNGTIDFPEFLNLMARKMKDTDSEEELKEAFRVFDKDQNGFISAAELRHVMTNLGEKLTDEEVDEMIREADVDGDGQINYEEFVKVMMAK